CGTTCAACTTGTCGTCAAGCGTTACCTGAACTCGCTCACCTCCACGTTTAAGACTGTTCTTTCGTCGGGCGACATCAACCAAAACCCGCCTCATTAACTGGGCTGAAATTGCAAAAAAATGATTCCTGTCCTGCCAGTTTACTCGGTTCGAATCAACAAGCCGTATGAATGCTTCGTTCACAAGAGCCGTGGTTTGCAGCGTATGGCCCGGATTCTGCCGCCGCATGAAGTTACGTGCGATACGGCGCAGTTCATCGTGAACAAGTGGGACGAGTTCATCAAGAGCTTCTGCTTTGCCTTCGCGCCATTGAAGCAAAAGCTTTGTTATTTGCGGCGATCCTTCTTTGCTCATTTCACCCAAATCGATGATCTCAACGGTTTAGCACTTCCTTTAATGCCCGGCATTTTAGCATAGAAAACGATCCGACCTTAACTTTCCGCGGCTGCCTGTGTCCGCGTTTTTTAAAATGTTGCGTCTCTTTCATCGGGGTCGCATTGAGCCCTCGATTTAATGGTCGAATTCAGAACAGGAGCAATTATATGGCGAAACTAGAGAAGATCTCGGGCATTGTCCGGGTAAACGTGGATGGCTCGGTGGGATTGAACGGTGTTAATTCGAAAGATGACGTCGTTGCAGTACAAGCCCTTCTCAAATATGCGATGGCCGAGCGTCCGCACTGGAACAAACTAACATTTCCGGAGCCGAACGGAGTTGTTGACCGCATCACTTTGTCGTTTATTCGGAGATTTCAGAAGCACGCCCGAAGCATCGCCGGTGGAGGCGTGGCGATTGACGGAAGGATCGATCCGGCGATCGGCGAGCGAGCGTTCGGACGGCGAGGCATGTGGACGATGGTTATGCTCAATATTTATGCACTCGAGACATGGTTCTACAAGGGTTCGAAAAACTCAAACTACATCAGGGACATCAGACTTCGATTTCCGGCATTTAATGCCGCAATTGGAAGCGACGGTGTCGGTTCGTTAGATCTCGAACTGGAACCATCAGTTGCCGGTATCGGAACACTCGGCCTGTCGCTCGAGTAATCGACAGGACGATGCAGGGCAATCGATAGAAGCCAACTTGAATAACAACAGTACAGATATCAAGTGAAAAGGAGAAAAAGATGTTGAGTGAAGCAATCACGGTCGAGCAGATCGACATGAGCTATGCCGGGATCGAGACAGTTCAATCGAATTCCGGCCCACACGCAGAACTTGCGACCG
The DNA window shown above is from Chloracidobacterium sp. and carries:
- a CDS encoding sigma-70 family RNA polymerase sigma factor; the protein is MSKEGSPQITKLLLQWREGKAEALDELVPLVHDELRRIARNFMRRQNPGHTLQTTALVNEAFIRLVDSNRVNWQDRNHFFAISAQLMRRVLVDVARRKNSLKRGGERVQVTLDDKLNVSDEKETDIIALDEAMSLLAELNPRQSQIVELRYFGGLTEEQIADTLEISSRTVRRDWNLARAWLFRELNRKDQQ